CTGAACAACGTAGTTGCGACCTCCGGTGAAGTCAATGCTCTGTGCAAGACCACGCACGAAGAAGCTTCCAATGAAGACGATTGCAGCGATAACAGCAACAGTAAAGGTGCCTTTATACATTGACATGAACTTGAAGTTCTTGCCCTGCATGAGGTTCTTACTGATACCTGTCCAGTATTTGAGGTTCTGCCAACGGTCTTTCTTCAGCTGATGTTCGTAAACAAGACGTGTCAGGAACACTGCACTGAAGAACGAACAAACAATACCGATAATCCATGTTGTGGCGAAACCTTGAATAGGTCCCGTTCCAAATACATAGAGAATGACACCCGTGATGAGCGAAGTCAAGTTAGAGTCGAAGATTGCAGAGAAGGCATTACTATATCCCGCTGCAACGGCTTGCTTCATACCTTTGCCCACACGTAGCTCTTCTTTGATGCGCTCATAGATAAGAACGTTGGCATCGACAGCCGTACCTAACGACAGAACCATACCTGCAATACCCGACATTGTCAGTGCAGCCTGGAACGAAGTAAGTATACCGAGCGTGAAGAATACGTTGATAACCAACGCCGTATTAGCGATCATACCTGGGATGAAGTTATACATCATCACCATATAGATAATCAACAGCACGAAAGCTATAGCGAAAGAAACAATTCCCTGCTGGATAGATGCAGCACCAAGTGTAGGTCCTACGACTTCTTCCTGAACGATACGGGCAGGCGCCGGCATACGACCTGACTTCAAAGTATTGGCAAGGTCTTTGGTCATTTCAACCGTGAAGTTACCGGAGATAGCACTTGAACCGCCGTCAATCTCACCATTTACGCGCGGAGCTGAATATACGGCATCATCGAGAACGATAGCAATAGCCTTGCCGACATTGGCTTTTGTCAAAGCAGCCCAACGTCGTGCACCCTCGGTATTCATGGTCATGTTAACCTCAGGTTGACCCGTTACGTGATTGAATTCGTCCTTTGCATCAACGACAACATCACCCTGAAGAGGTGCCTGTCCGTTGTTAGAAGTAACCTTGATTGCATAGAGTCCAAAGATGTTCTTGGCCTTGATGCCGTCTTCCGGAGTAGCACTCCAGAGCAGTTTGATGTCAGAAGGCAACACTTGCTTAGCAGTCTGACCATAGATGAGCTTATCAATGGCTGCCGTATCACGCACACTTGCGTAGCCAACGAGCGCCAAAGAATTCTGTCCCGTAGGCTGAAGCATAGCCAACAATGGGTGCTGTTTCTTTGCAGCTTCCATTTGAGCATTGCTCTTCTGTGCTACAGTTTCCTTGTCAGCATTCTTCACTTGGAATTTAACTCCCTTGACAACAGCCTTTTTCTGAGCTTGTTGTGCAGTGGTTGTATCGTTGGAAGCATCGTTGGCAAGACGGCTGTCGAGCTGTTGCAAGTAAGGAATTACCTCTTCAGCATTGTAGGTTTCCCAGAATTCGAGGTTCGCACTACCCTGCAAAAGCTTACGCATGCGCTCGGGTTCTTTGATACCTGGCATCTCAACCATAATGCGGCCGGTCTGCCCTTCGAGTTTCTGGATGTTGGGTTGTACGACACCAAACTTGTCAATACGAGTGCGAACAACGTTGAAAGAGTTGTCAATGGCAGCCTGAACTTCCTCACGAAGCACTTTCTCTACTTCTGAGTCAGAGCTCTGTGGATTGATCTTACCCTGCAATTGCTGTGTAGCAAAGATCTCGGCAAGGCGATGTCCAGGTGCATTCTGACGATAATACTTCAAGAAAAGCGAGATAAAATCACTCTGACTCGTTTCTTCTTCAGCACGAGCTTGCTTCATAGACTTAGTGAAAGCGGGGTCAGTCTTGTGATCAGCCAACGTTTCAAGCACGTCAGGTACAGAGATCTCAAGGATCACATTCATACCACCCTTCAGGTCAAGTCCTAATCCAATCTGGGTTTCCAAGCACTTCTGATAAGAGTAAATGCCCAGATACTTCACAGAATCCTTGTAATCCTGCTGCGCAATTGGGTCTTTAAGCTTCGCAGCTTGGCTGTCGTAATAGCTTGTGGCAACCGAGAATGAAAGATAGAAAATGCTTGCAAGCGTCAGAAGGACGGCTGTACAAATTACAATTCCTTTGTTTTGCATCTTTTTATTTGTTATTGATTTATTGTTTTTCTATGCTCAACACAATAGTGTCACCTATCGTATGCAGACGTGCAAAAATACAAATTTTCTTGCAGTCTGTAAAATTTATGCACATGAAATGTATGTTTTTCAATGTTTTCCTTGCTTTTTAAGCCAGCAAAGGATAGGGTAGTGGTCGGATTCACCGATGCTTCTGTCGACTTTACAACCATAGGGTTGCCAATCTTTTGAACACATGATATGGTCAATCCTCACATACATTCCCCCATTATGATAGCTCACTCCAAGGCCATTTCCAGTCGCAATGAAGCAATCGGTGAGACCTTTTGCAATGGTATGTCGGGCATATGAAATCGGACTGTCATTGAAATCGCCACACACAATCATGCTCCTATCAGAATGCTTACTGATATATAGTGCCACAGCATCGGCCTGAACAGCCCGCTTTGCAGAGGCTTCTCCGAGTTTATCTATCAAGCGGTAAGAGGCTTGTTTGGCATCCGACGTAAGCAGATTTCCTTTGACCATCGACTTAAACTCACGTTTATCCTCATTCGAAAGTCCCGTGGTTTCAAGGTGGTTGTTGACCACAATCACCGTGTCGTTGCCTATCTTTATTTCGAAAGCACCACTGAGATTGCCACGCGAAGGATAGACAATGCGCTCATGGGAAACGATAGGATAGCGGCTGTAAAGCGCTATACAATCGCTCGACGGAGAGAACTTCATCGTGTCTTTATAGGCATAAATCTTGTTAAGAACCGAGTCTACACGAGCCTGTCCAATCTCATTTGTCATGGCTTCCTGCAGACAAAGAATGTCAGGCTGCTGCTCTCTGATGTACTCCAAGATAGGAAACTTGCCGTCAGCATGGCGTTCCCAACCTGCAAAACTCCACACATTGTAGGACATTATCTTGATAGCATCGTTGGGAATGCTATGCGGAATATTGAACGGAATATAGGTTCTTACGGGCACATAACACACAAGATAGCCCGCAAGAGAAAGCAAAGCTCCCTTCTTCTTGAAGCAAAGCCAGAAAATAAGAAAGCCAAAATTAATGGCAAGAAACACCGGAAACACCAATCCGGCATTGGCCAACACTTGGTGATTGACAGGATTGAAGCGGTCGGAGAAGCCC
The nucleotide sequence above comes from Segatella oris. Encoded proteins:
- a CDS encoding endonuclease/exonuclease/phosphatase family protein, with the protein product MLRNFKRFTLQVVAGANLATIFMMLFVGFSDRFNPVNHQVLANAGLVFPVFLAINFGFLIFWLCFKKKGALLSLAGYLVCYVPVRTYIPFNIPHSIPNDAIKIMSYNVWSFAGWERHADGKFPILEYIREQQPDILCLQEAMTNEIGQARVDSVLNKIYAYKDTMKFSPSSDCIALYSRYPIVSHERIVYPSRGNLSGAFEIKIGNDTVIVVNNHLETTGLSNEDKREFKSMVKGNLLTSDAKQASYRLIDKLGEASAKRAVQADAVALYISKHSDRSMIVCGDFNDSPISYARHTIAKGLTDCFIATGNGLGVSYHNGGMYVRIDHIMCSKDWQPYGCKVDRSIGESDHYPILCWLKKQGKH
- the secDF gene encoding protein translocase subunit SecDF, whose translation is MQNKGIVICTAVLLTLASIFYLSFSVATSYYDSQAAKLKDPIAQQDYKDSVKYLGIYSYQKCLETQIGLGLDLKGGMNVILEISVPDVLETLADHKTDPAFTKSMKQARAEEETSQSDFISLFLKYYRQNAPGHRLAEIFATQQLQGKINPQSSDSEVEKVLREEVQAAIDNSFNVVRTRIDKFGVVQPNIQKLEGQTGRIMVEMPGIKEPERMRKLLQGSANLEFWETYNAEEVIPYLQQLDSRLANDASNDTTTAQQAQKKAVVKGVKFQVKNADKETVAQKSNAQMEAAKKQHPLLAMLQPTGQNSLALVGYASVRDTAAIDKLIYGQTAKQVLPSDIKLLWSATPEDGIKAKNIFGLYAIKVTSNNGQAPLQGDVVVDAKDEFNHVTGQPEVNMTMNTEGARRWAALTKANVGKAIAIVLDDAVYSAPRVNGEIDGGSSAISGNFTVEMTKDLANTLKSGRMPAPARIVQEEVVGPTLGAASIQQGIVSFAIAFVLLIIYMVMMYNFIPGMIANTALVINVFFTLGILTSFQAALTMSGIAGMVLSLGTAVDANVLIYERIKEELRVGKGMKQAVAAGYSNAFSAIFDSNLTSLITGVILYVFGTGPIQGFATTWIIGIVCSFFSAVFLTRLVYEHQLKKDRWQNLKYWTGISKNLMQGKNFKFMSMYKGTFTVAVIAAIVFIGSFFVRGLAQSIDFTGGRNYVVQFEKSTEPEEVREVLTHIFPGCTTGALSLGTDNKTIRISTNYKIESNSPTIDDEAETKLYQGLKKAGLISQKSVEAFKNPDVRAGGSIISSSKVGPSVAKDVTYGAIISVIIALVAIFLYILIRFRNVAFSAGSTIALVLDALTVIGLFSLLQGLLPFSLEVDQTFIGAVLTVIGYSINDKVVVFDRIRENLKLHPKQDIQVLFNDSINQTLARTINTSFSTLIVLLVILLLGGKSIQPFAFAMTIGVIFGTLSSIFIASPIAYLLMGKSIKDRRTEETATEAVEVK